In one Pseudomonas sp. MM211 genomic region, the following are encoded:
- a CDS encoding LLM class flavin-dependent oxidoreductase → MISRNNETLRLNAFLMATGHHVAGWRYPDAQADGGLNIDHYRQLAQTAERGCFDAVFLSDTLAMLPGDPAALSRMARTEHFEPLTLLAALAATTRHIGLIATVTTSYNDVASVADSFTALQRISGGRCGWNLVTSSNAREAHNFGREQHFAHGDRYRLAEHFLAQVQGRWAEQGGRPVQVLAGDSEAGRDFAARHAEVLFTAQPTLEGARAFYRDVKARMAQHGRSAQQLKIMPGILPIIGHTAAEAEERHERLQALIQPEVGLSLLSDVAGGVDLSLYPLDGPLPDLPLTESGRSRQHLLVEMARAENLSIRQLYLRIARARGHLAVVGTAVDIADQMEHWFRQYGADGFNVMPAWLPGGLDDFVAQVIPELQRRGLFRTQYTGQGLRDHLGLAVSPNPTKELVNG, encoded by the coding sequence ATGATCTCCAGAAACAATGAAACCCTGCGTCTCAATGCATTCCTGATGGCCACCGGGCACCATGTTGCCGGCTGGCGTTACCCGGATGCCCAGGCCGATGGCGGCCTGAATATCGATCACTACCGGCAACTGGCGCAAACCGCCGAAAGGGGCTGCTTCGACGCCGTATTCCTCTCGGATACCCTGGCCATGTTGCCGGGTGACCCCGCTGCGTTGAGCCGCATGGCGCGAACCGAACATTTTGAGCCGCTGACACTGCTCGCTGCGCTGGCTGCCACGACCCGGCACATCGGGTTGATTGCCACCGTCACCACCTCCTACAACGATGTCGCCAGCGTGGCGGACAGCTTTACCGCCTTGCAGCGCATCAGCGGTGGCCGCTGCGGCTGGAATCTGGTGACCTCAAGCAACGCGCGGGAAGCCCACAACTTCGGACGTGAGCAGCATTTCGCCCATGGCGACCGCTACCGGCTGGCCGAGCATTTTCTCGCCCAGGTGCAAGGCCGCTGGGCCGAGCAGGGCGGGCGACCCGTTCAGGTGCTTGCCGGTGACTCCGAAGCGGGCCGCGATTTCGCGGCCCGCCATGCCGAGGTGCTGTTCACCGCCCAGCCGACCCTCGAGGGCGCTCGCGCCTTCTATCGGGATGTGAAAGCGCGCATGGCGCAGCATGGACGATCAGCGCAGCAGTTGAAGATCATGCCGGGGATTCTGCCGATCATCGGGCATACCGCTGCCGAGGCCGAGGAGCGCCATGAACGGCTACAGGCACTGATTCAGCCGGAGGTCGGCCTGTCGCTACTGTCCGATGTCGCCGGAGGCGTCGATCTCTCCCTCTACCCTCTAGACGGGCCGCTGCCCGATCTGCCCCTTACCGAGTCCGGGCGCAGTCGTCAGCACCTCTTGGTCGAGATGGCCCGAGCGGAAAATCTCAGCATTCGCCAGCTGTACCTGCGCATTGCCAGAGCCCGCGGGCACCTGGCCGTGGTAGGAACCGCAGTCGATATTGCCGACCAGATGGAACACTGGTTTCGCCAATACGGCGCCGACGGCTTCAATGTCATGCCAGCCTGGCTGCCCGGCGGGCTCGACGATTTCGTCGCCCAAGTGATTCCCGAACTGCAACGCCGCGGGCTGTTCCGCACCCAGTACACCGGCCAGGGCTTGCGCGACCATCTCGGGCTGGCCGTGTCCCCAAATCCGACCAAGGAACTCGTCAATGGCTAA
- a CDS encoding dipeptide ABC transporter ATP-binding protein: protein MSEILLDVRGLHVRLPPSAERSHALCDVNVRLARGELLCVVGESGSGKSTLGSTILGLLAPGLRVEAGTVQLAGRDLLALTQRELRDIRGRDIALVAQDPLAALNPLQRIGAQIDEALQLHTSLSRRERQVRVIELLGYVDLPRPAQLRRAYPFQLSGGQRQRVAIAIALACEPRLLIADEVTSALDAATRTQILDLLQRIRRDTGMAVLLITHDFSVVRAVADRVLVMRYGRVVEEGECRQVLEHPQADYTRSLLAATRLQPRSAGQVADAAPLLEARNLHKRHWQRHGLRRHAVTALDGVSLQLRPGETLGIVGESGSGKSTLARALLRLLPVDHGSIRLAGREFLDLDPRSLRAARSDIQMVFQDPSASFNPRRRVGDALIDGLLVRGVGKAEAERRARELLEWVGLPASAYDAYPHAFSGGQRQRIAIARALLPRPRVLVADECVSALDALIQAQILELLERLQRELGLSMIFITHDIGVAARLCDRVLVMHQGKVVENAATSQLLAAPQHAYTRTLLAAHAGHTTIAATDAVLEAT from the coding sequence AATTGCTTTGTGTGGTTGGCGAGTCCGGGTCGGGCAAGTCGACCCTTGGCTCGACCATCCTGGGGCTGCTGGCACCAGGCTTGAGGGTGGAGGCCGGTACCGTGCAACTTGCTGGGCGTGACCTGCTGGCCCTGACCCAGCGCGAGCTGCGCGATATTCGTGGGCGTGATATTGCCCTGGTTGCGCAAGACCCGCTGGCCGCACTGAATCCGCTGCAGCGCATCGGCGCGCAGATCGACGAGGCGCTGCAACTGCACACCTCGCTGTCGCGTCGTGAGCGTCAGGTGCGGGTGATCGAATTGTTGGGCTATGTCGACCTGCCGCGGCCTGCACAACTGCGCCGTGCCTATCCCTTCCAGCTTTCCGGCGGGCAGCGCCAGCGAGTTGCCATCGCCATCGCCCTGGCCTGCGAGCCTCGCCTGCTGATTGCCGATGAGGTGACCTCGGCGCTGGATGCCGCTACCCGTACGCAGATTCTCGACCTGTTGCAGCGTATTCGCCGCGACACCGGCATGGCGGTGCTGTTAATCACCCATGACTTCTCCGTGGTTCGGGCGGTGGCCGATCGTGTGCTGGTGATGCGCTATGGGCGGGTCGTGGAGGAGGGCGAGTGTCGCCAGGTGCTGGAACACCCACAGGCGGATTACACCCGCAGCCTGCTGGCCGCGACCCGCCTGCAGCCGCGCAGTGCTGGGCAAGTGGCCGATGCTGCGCCGCTGCTGGAAGCCCGTAACCTGCACAAACGCCACTGGCAGCGCCACGGTCTGCGGCGCCATGCAGTGACTGCGCTGGATGGCGTAAGCCTGCAGCTGCGTCCCGGTGAGACGCTGGGGATCGTCGGCGAGTCAGGCTCTGGAAAGTCTACGCTGGCACGCGCACTGCTGCGCCTGCTGCCGGTTGATCATGGCAGCATCCGCCTCGCGGGTCGGGAGTTTCTCGATCTCGACCCGCGCAGCCTGCGGGCAGCGCGTTCGGATATTCAGATGGTCTTTCAGGATCCATCCGCCTCGTTCAACCCGCGCCGACGTGTCGGGGATGCCTTGATCGACGGGCTGCTGGTTCGCGGTGTTGGCAAAGCCGAGGCCGAGCGCCGCGCCCGCGAACTGCTGGAATGGGTCGGTTTGCCCGCCAGTGCCTACGACGCCTATCCCCACGCCTTTTCTGGCGGCCAGCGACAGCGCATCGCCATCGCCCGTGCCTTGTTGCCGAGGCCGCGCGTGCTGGTGGCTGACGAATGCGTTTCGGCGCTCGATGCCCTGATTCAGGCACAGATACTCGAGCTGCTTGAGCGCCTGCAGCGCGAGCTCGGCCTGTCGATGATCTTCATCACCCATGACATCGGTGTCGCCGCCCGACTATGCGACCGCGTGCTGGTCATGCATCAAGGCAAGGTGGTCGAAAATGCCGCCACCTCGCAATTGCTCGCCGCACCGCAGCATGCCTATACCCGCACACTGCTGGCTGCTCATGCCGGCCACACGACAATTGCTGCAACCGATGCCGTGCTCGAGGCGACATGA